From Xiphophorus couchianus chromosome 4, X_couchianus-1.0, whole genome shotgun sequence, a single genomic window includes:
- the sinhcafl gene encoding SIN3-HDAC complex associated factor, like isoform X2 — translation MFGFHKSKIYRSNDGCCICKTKSSSSRFTDSSRYEETFRMCFGLSEDRVGDICNACVLLVKRWKKLPHGSKKNWNHVVDARAGPGFKVTKPKKIKNSDGKKKSKLKKLHKFKRQNSDAHSTTSSMSPAQSPSYSNQSDDGSDIESKQRRSSPSIFSFLDRSYWKRQKVCCGIVYKGRFGEVIIDPRLFKPCCSSKKQKTLTPTQVPTLQPQLPEDLKETW, via the exons ATGTTTGGCTTTCACAAGTCAAAAATCTACCGGAGTAATGACGGCTGTTGCATCTGTAAGACCAAGTCCTCTAGTTCACGCTTCACGGACAGCAGCAGATATGAAGAGACCTTCAGGATGTGCTTTGG ACTCTCAGAAGATCGTGTTGGAGACATTTGTAATGCGTGTGTTCTGCTGGTGAAGAGATGGAAGAAGCTGCCTCATGGCTCCAAGAAGAACTGGAATCAT GTGGTTGATGCTAGAGCTGGCCCAGGTTTTAAGGTGACAAAACCCAAGAAGATCAAGAACAGTGATgggaagaagaagagcaaaCTAAAGAAGCTTCATAAGTTTAAGAGGCAAA aCTCAGATGCTCACAGCACAACGTCCAGCATGTCTCCTGCCCAATCTCCCAGTTACAGCAACCAGTCAGATGACGGTTCCGACATCGAGTCCAAACAAAGACGCTCATCTCCTTCCATCTTCTCCTTCCTGGATCGTTCTTACTGGAAGAG gcAAAAGGTGTGCTGTGGAATTGTCTACAAAGGTCGGTTTGGAGAAGTGATTATCGATCCCCGACTTTTCAAGCCTTGCTGCAGctcaaaaaaacagaagacactGACGCCCACGCAGGTGCCCACACTCCAACCACAGCTCCCAGAAGATTTGAAAGAAACCTGGTGA
- the sinhcafl gene encoding SIN3-HDAC complex associated factor, like isoform X1 — protein sequence MFGFHKSKIYRSNDGCCICKTKSSSSRFTDSSRYEETFRMCFGLSEDRVGDICNACVLLVKRWKKLPHGSKKNWNHVVDARAGPGFKVTKPKKIKNSDGKKKSKLKKLHKFKRQTDSDAHSTTSSMSPAQSPSYSNQSDDGSDIESKQRRSSPSIFSFLDRSYWKRQKVCCGIVYKGRFGEVIIDPRLFKPCCSSKKQKTLTPTQVPTLQPQLPEDLKETW from the exons ATGTTTGGCTTTCACAAGTCAAAAATCTACCGGAGTAATGACGGCTGTTGCATCTGTAAGACCAAGTCCTCTAGTTCACGCTTCACGGACAGCAGCAGATATGAAGAGACCTTCAGGATGTGCTTTGG ACTCTCAGAAGATCGTGTTGGAGACATTTGTAATGCGTGTGTTCTGCTGGTGAAGAGATGGAAGAAGCTGCCTCATGGCTCCAAGAAGAACTGGAATCAT GTGGTTGATGCTAGAGCTGGCCCAGGTTTTAAGGTGACAAAACCCAAGAAGATCAAGAACAGTGATgggaagaagaagagcaaaCTAAAGAAGCTTCATAAGTTTAAGAGGCAAA cagaCTCAGATGCTCACAGCACAACGTCCAGCATGTCTCCTGCCCAATCTCCCAGTTACAGCAACCAGTCAGATGACGGTTCCGACATCGAGTCCAAACAAAGACGCTCATCTCCTTCCATCTTCTCCTTCCTGGATCGTTCTTACTGGAAGAG gcAAAAGGTGTGCTGTGGAATTGTCTACAAAGGTCGGTTTGGAGAAGTGATTATCGATCCCCGACTTTTCAAGCCTTGCTGCAGctcaaaaaaacagaagacactGACGCCCACGCAGGTGCCCACACTCCAACCACAGCTCCCAGAAGATTTGAAAGAAACCTGGTGA